A region of Triplophysa rosa linkage group LG16, Trosa_1v2, whole genome shotgun sequence DNA encodes the following proteins:
- the LOC130566942 gene encoding uncharacterized protein LOC130566942, whose protein sequence is MAEPLMEIVVSDRPLQALVDTGATYSTVTKGTIDNSDLTNCAVGVMGFSGHTTDSQWMLTSCGELEDADIYWVELDLSVAPNSVVSRYNEHRVVAPVLLTEEQMKWYEMSDTTAPHISLALHPNHEARELGNMTKRLLAANDWKPTEMWGILYSDTQKAYWVQDQTEDTGVLTHKQISRCHGRERTDADGAENMIDTLPDNLWSQGPTDVGFCNIKPVSFKLTTTTPIWVPQYRNKPEAEQGVATTVSGLIDKGVITPYRSNWNTPIFPVPKPGTKKYRLVHDLRNINSIVATPTMTVPNPYIALSTLTPAHQWFTCIDLANAFFCIPIAEDCKACLAFTYRGCQYSYNRLPQGFILPPGIFNHVLKQQLQDCSLPENCVMIMYVDDLLLAATTEKACLEATRVVLLQLHKSGFKVSKDKLQVCRPCVTFLGRLITAQGSTLTGTQRQGILSHPKPTTVKDMLSFLGLTGFSRHYIPMYVSLTTPLRQLIKEHGMKNLKAELQWTQEAERTFIDLKTQLAHAVHLNCANYELPFFLDASESGSSAHGVLFQKDQGRRKVLMYASVLLDCVEQRQPLCSRFAAGLAKVVHKTSHIVMGHPLTILTTHSIMSFVNSASFTFSPLRQRRIAKILTSPNLTYTHEGINMADLMGDGQPHDCAPITERASKVREDLSAVPLTTPPPVMTLFTDGCCFRAEDGSLKAAYAVVEQVGSSLVTRDAGKLEGKQSAQRAEMIAVTRALYYAGETRVNIYSDSAYVVTAVHVELPLWQRCGFITSSGRPITHACEARDLLEALMIPKEVAVIKCPGHSKNDSPITDGNNAADLAAKTAAGYVATQQVVRSDRACSDLLPRFTREYLVKEQQKSAPEEQSVWSQHGGICASDGLWQAPDGRPALPVSLTGSMLTQAHGVSHVSDKQMMRALEHWWHPFLQSMVSGHVTSCCICQEHNVKPSIKPKRGCFPLTSGPGEEIVIDFTDMITRVHGKRYVLVIVDYFTGWPEAYPVGREDSTAVIKCLINHYIPHYGFPRRIRSDNATHFKNEHLKIVEQALGLTHAYGTVYHAASQGKVERLNLTIKLKLAKICAQTKLNWLSALPIALMSIRSSVNRISGFTPFELLTGRQFPGPTTALREDTVQPLSHTVYFDKLTALIRTFSHQVTPVPAQPEELPSPVTADWVRIRIFRRKWSEPRWSKPHRVTARTSHCVQLQDKGDTWFHLTSCVACDPPSRSLADTGLDLRTQVQEREDTQSDGKTDTEIATGQHQQLQIIHKTGDIFTSPHTEPLAHCVSADCAYGAGIAKQFKRRYGTEKVIDQNKQPGECAVTKEEDGRIIFHLITKEQYTDLPTYDCFTESLKHMRDWCVANRVRSISVPRLGCGLDKLDFKKVQKILSEMFTDVNIQITIYSL, encoded by the exons ATGGCCGAACCTCTCATGGAGATAGTGGTGAGTGATCGACCACTACAGGCTCTGGTGGACACTGGGGCCACATACTCTACTGTAACTAAGGGCACAATTGATAATAGTGATCTGACAAATTGCGCAGTGGGAGTAATGGGGTTCTCTG GTCACACCACAGACAGTCAGTGGATGCTAACATCATGTGGTGAGCTAGAAGATGCTGACATATATTGGGTGGAGCTAGATTTGAGTGTAGCCCCCAACAGTGTTGTGTCAAGGTATAACGAACATC GAGTAGTGGCACCAGTTCTATTGACAGAAGAGCAGATGAAATGGTATGAAATGTCAGATACAACAGCACCACATATCTCCTTAGCATTGCATCCAAACCATGAGGCTAGGGAGCTAGGCAACATGACTAAGAGACTGTTAGCAGCTAATGATTGGAAGCCCACAGAGATGTGGGGTATCCTATATTCAGATACACAAAAAGCATATTGGGTGCAAGACcaaacagaagacacaggggtgTTGACACACAAACAGATCTCCAGATGCCACGGTAGGGAAAGAACAGACGCTGACGGAGCAGAAAATATGATTGACACATTGCCTGATAATTTATGGTCTCAAGGACCAACAGATGTGGGGTTTTGTAACATCAAACCTGTTAGCTTCAAATTGACCACCACCACACCTATTTGGGTCCCTCAGTACCGCAACAAACCAGAAGCAGAACAAGGTGTAGCCACCACTGTTTCTGGACTGATTGACAAGGGAGTGATAACCCCTTACAGGTCTAATTGGAACACACCAATTTTCCCAGTGCCTAAACCAGGCACCAAGAAGTACAGACTGGTGCATGATTTACGTAACATCAACTCCATTGTAGCAACACCTACAATGACGGTGCCAAACCCATATATAGCGCTGTCTACACTGACTCCAGCACACCAATGGTTTACATGCATCGATTTGGCAAACGCTTTTTTCTGCATCCCAATCGCAGAGGATTGCAAAGCATGTTTGGCTTTTACATACAGGGGTTGCCAGTATTCCTACAACAGACTGCCACAGGGTTTCATTTTACCCCCTGgcatttttaatcatgttttaaaacaacagctaCAGGATTGTAGCTTACCCGAGAACTGTGTCATGATCATGTATGTTGACGACCTCCTTCTAGCAGCCACAACCGAAAAGGCATGCCTGGAGGCTACCAGAGTTGTGTTGCTTCAGTTGCACAAGTCTGGTTTCAAGGTAAGCAAGGACAAACTGCAGGTGTGCAGaccttgtgttacatttttaggCCGACTGATCACGGCACAGGGATCAACTTTGACAGGGACACAAAGACAGGGTATACTCAGCCATCCAAAGCCAACTACAGTGAAAGACATGTTATCGTTTTTAGGCCTCACAGGATTCAGTAGGCACTATATCCCCATGTATGTTTCACTGACTACACCACTCAGGCAGTTGATTAAAGAGCATggcatgaaaaatctgaaagcagAACTTCAGTGGACACAAGAGGCTGAACGGACGTTCATTGACCTCAAGACACAGCTAGCTCATGCTGTGCACCTGAACTGTGCTAACTATGAGTTACCTTTCTTCCTGGATGCCTCAGAATCTGGCTCCAGCGCACATGGTGTCCTGTTTCAGAAAGACCAAGGTAGGAGGAAAGTGTTGATGTATGCTAGTGTGTTGTTAGACTGTGTAGAGCAAAGACAACCACTTTGTTCTCGATTTGCAGCGGGTTTAGCTAAAGTTGTGcacaaaacatcacacattGTAATGGGCCACCCACTGACAATACTCACCACACACTCCATCATGTCATTCGTAAATTCAGCATCATTCACGTTTTCACCACTGAGACAGAGAAGAATAGCTAAGATTTTGACCAGCCCCaatctcacatacacacatgaagGCATTAATATGGCTGATCTGATGGGAGATGGACAGCCGCATGACTGTGCACCCATCACCGAGAGAGCATCCAAAGTAAGAGAAGATCTGTCTGCAGTGCCATTGACAACCCCACCGCCAGTTATGACATTGTTCACAGATGgttgttgtttcagagcagaGGATGGGAGCCTGAAGGCAGCCTATGCAGTAGTTGAACAGGTGGGAAGCTCATTAGTGACAAGGGATGCAGGGAAGttagaaggaaaacagtcagcacagagagcagagatgaTAGCAGTGACAAGAGCCCTGTACTACGCTGGTGAGACCCGTGTGAACATATATTCCGATTCAGCATATGTTGTAACAGCTGTCCACGTGGAATTGCCCTTATGGCAGAGATGTGGTTTCATCACATCCTCAGGTCGACCAATCACGCATGCATGCGAAGCCAGAGACCTTTTAGAGGCTCTGATGATACCCAAAGAGGTAGCAGTTATTAAATGTCCAGGACATTCCAAAAATGATTCCCCTATCACTGATGGAAACAATGCAGCTGATCTAGCTGCCAAAACTGCAGCTGGCTATGTTGCAACTCAGCAGGTGGTGAGATCAGATAGAGCCTGTAGTGATCTTTTGCCTCGTTTCACTCGAGAATATTTGgtcaaagaacaacagaaatctGCCCCTGAAGAACAATCAGTCTGGTCACAGCATGGAGGCATCTGTGCTAGTGATGGTCTATGGCAAGCGCCAGATGGACGCCCGGCAttgcctgtctctctgaccggttcaatgttaacacaagcccatggggtaagccatgtcagtgacaaacaaatgatgagagctctcgaacattggtggcatccatttttgcaatccatggtgtcaggtcatgtgacgagttgttgtatctgtcaggaacacaatgtaaaacctAGCATCAAACCCAAACGGGGGTGTTTCCCTTTGACATCTGGTCCAGGGGAAGAAATTGTGATTGACTTCACAGACATGATTACACGAGTACATGGCAAAcgctatgttttggtgattgttgattatttcactggttggCCAGAAGCATATCCTGTCGGCCGAGAGGACAGTACGGCCGTAATAAAGTGTCTAATCAACCATTACATTCCACACTATGGGTTCCCACGACGTATCAGATCTGACAATGCcacccattttaaaaatgaacatttgaaaattGTTGAACAGGCTCTAGGCCTAACACATGCGTATGGTACGGTTTACCATGCGGCCAGCCAAGGTAAGGTTGAACGTTTAAACCtgacaattaaactaaaattggctaaaatctgtgcacagactaaattgaactggctgtcagctttacccattgctctcatgtctattcgttcttctgtcaacaggatctcaggctttacaccttttgaattgcttacaggtcgtcaatttccaggaccaaccacggcgttgagagaggacacagtgcagccattgtcacatactgtgtattttgataaactaacagctctgattcgaaccttttcccatcaggtaaCTCCTGTACCAGCACAACCGGAGGAACTGCCATCTCCAGTCACAGCTGACTGGGTCAGGATCAGGATCTTCCGCAGAAAGTGGAGTGAACCACGGTGGTCTAAGCCCCATCGAGTAACAGCTCGCACCTCACACTGTGTGCAACTACAAGACAAAGGCGATacttggttccatttaacatcctgtgtagcttgtgacccaccttctaggtctcttgctgacactggtttggacctgaggactcaggtccaagagagggaggatacacaaagtgacggtaaaacagacactgaaattgccactggacaacaccaacagctccaaattatacaTAAAACAGGCGACATTttcacaagcccacacacagaaccattgGCCCATTGTGTAAGTGCTGACTGTGCATACGGAGCAGGTATAGCTAAACAGTTCAAACGGCGATATGGTACAGAGAAAGTAATTgaccaaaacaaacaaccaGGTGAATGTGCAGTAACTAAAGAAGAAGACGGCAGAATTATTTTTCACCtaataaccaaagaacaatacactgatttaccaacatatgactgtttcacagaaagcctaaaacacatgagagattgGTGTGTGGCTAATAGAGTAAGAAGTATCTCAGTACCCCGGCTGGGGTGTGGTCTAGATAAACTAGACTTcaagaaagtgcaaaagattctgagtgaaATGTTTACGGACGTGaacatacaaataaccatttattccttataa